The genomic DNA GAGCGATGCAACTTTTTCTGGCGCGTCCATTGCCATCCGTGCAATCACAGGGCCACCAAACGAATGACCGACGAGCAGAGCCGGCGCACCCGGACTCCGGCGTTCGAGGACATGCAACAAGGCTGCAGCCTGCTTTTCCAAAGACGGTTCATGTTCACCATCACCTGATTTTGCATACCCCGGCCTTGTCACGGCAATCATGTGAAACCGTTCGAGCAATACGGGACTAGTCAAATAGCGGGAAAAGTCTCCCCAATCACCGGGCGATCCGTGCACAAACATGAGCGTCGGTTTTTCTGGATCTCCAATCTCTACAGTATGGACAGGTTGCCCCTCATATTCGATGACTTCTTCGCGCGGCGTATGTGAGAGTCCACTCAGTATTTCCATCGCATCTCCTTCCGGCACCAGGAATCCAAGCTGATTCACATAACTGACGGCCCCAGCGATTAAAAGCAGGAGCACCGCGCCAACAAAG from Bacteroidota bacterium includes the following:
- a CDS encoding alpha/beta hydrolase, which codes for MMKGCIKRLSIFVGAVLLLLIAGAVSYVNQLGFLVPEGDAMEILSGLSHTPREEVIEYEGQPVHTVEIGDPEKPTLMFVHGSPGDWGDFSRYLTSPVLLERFHMIAVTRPGYAKSGDGEHEPSLEKQAAALLHVLERRSPGAPALLVGHSFGGPVIARMAMDAPEKVASLLLLSASIDPALEDMKWYQYPAAAPPISWLIPTSLLVCNREILALEPELEAMMPLWANIRQPVTVIHGDEDKLVPVANAD